A portion of the Rhodanobacter sp. AS-Z3 genome contains these proteins:
- a CDS encoding glycosyl transferase family 36: MSQPTRSSDGTRMSALPILSNGRLSTFLTDSGTGFVRWQGLAVTRWREDPVADPWGSFLLLRDEENGEVWGATAQPFGVTAARDAIDHDSGSMTFTRQHAALESRLEVAVAPAADIELRRLTVCNHGDCSRRLSLTSYAELVLGPIGDDNAHPAYSKMFVQTEWDEDQRLLLATRRRRSDSQAQVWAAQALQVEGETRCQTTHETDRARFLGRGRTLRNAAAMQPGAALSGSVGCVLDPVFSQRHEFALAPGERIQLLLWTQLADTRDGALALRQQLTNPAAATQLFAAAAHHAEAERQRFAIDHEQLLRFAHWQRALLISDASQRASATQRARGEGGPPTLWGASISGDRPIALLFLRSHDDLALLDTLLLAQRWWRAHQLAMDVVVLDQLSDDTTRSAMNQQVSTQKQQLQADGDAAKAELFCLRTDQIDDSLRDGLLAVARLVLNPVDDEHAAQPPTRNAAATPPIRASSAAAPLQNDDEALEFANGHGGFCEAGRAYRIELDAAHPTPAPWTNVVANPEFGFLATAEGGGYTWSGNSQQNPLTPWPNDPVSDMPHEAIYLRDADSGALWTATALPIRVDGARYTTTHGKGWTRFRNNAHGIELELIQCVPTDDSVKLSRLRLCNHSSQTRRLTITGYVEWALGPNGSTPAPFVVTSHDDATGALFARNRWRADFGERVAFFDLAGAQHSSSGDRANFLGPLGSMIDPAALRVDAALNDHVGAGMDPCGALQTHVELPPNTSLELHFLLGEGSDDAAARALVTKYRDTDFDGVLREVATLWNDLLDTVQVKTPERSMDLLLNDWALYQVTACRLWARTAYYQASGAYGFRDQLQDVMALCVARPDLAREHLLRAAGRQFAEGDVQHWWLPPKGQGIRTKIRDDRVWLAYVAMHYVEVSGDRAVLDEMLPFLTGQAIPDDATDAFFQPGTSEETANVYEHCARAIDSSLTRGAHGLPLIGTGDWNDGMNAVGALGRGESSWLGWFLLDTIEQLAPEAERRGEQKRALGWRDYAAALRVALEEAWDGAWYRRGYYDDGTPLGSAQSTQCRIDTIAQSWSVMAGRDNRAHAAQAMASVDQLLVDHPHQLARLFTPPFDQDGKKDPGYIKGYPPGVRENGGQYTHGATWSVFAWAGLGDGDRAGDQFKLLNPICHGDSAAAIARYKVEPYVVCADVYSVAPHIGRGGWTWYTGSAAWLYRAGLEAVLGFHLHGSELRLEPCIPKAWDGFELIYQHRRKHVSRYEISVENPQHVCSGVTHVQMDGHTHEAGAALVLADDGKTHQVVVTLG, from the coding sequence ATGTCTCAACCCACTCGTTCCTCCGACGGCACCCGCATGAGCGCGCTGCCGATACTTTCCAACGGCAGACTCAGCACGTTTCTGACCGACAGCGGCACGGGTTTTGTTCGCTGGCAGGGGCTGGCCGTTACGCGCTGGCGCGAAGACCCGGTTGCTGATCCGTGGGGCAGCTTTCTGCTGTTGCGCGACGAAGAGAACGGCGAGGTGTGGGGAGCCACCGCGCAACCGTTTGGCGTCACCGCGGCGCGCGACGCGATAGACCACGACTCCGGCAGCATGACCTTCACCCGCCAGCACGCTGCGCTCGAAAGCAGACTGGAAGTCGCCGTGGCTCCGGCCGCCGACATCGAACTGCGGCGATTGACCGTGTGCAATCACGGCGATTGCAGCCGTCGACTGTCGCTGACCAGTTACGCCGAACTGGTGCTCGGACCGATCGGCGATGACAACGCCCATCCCGCGTACTCCAAGATGTTTGTGCAAACCGAATGGGACGAAGATCAGCGGTTGTTGCTGGCGACGCGGCGGCGGCGCAGCGACAGCCAGGCGCAAGTGTGGGCAGCGCAGGCACTGCAGGTCGAAGGGGAGACCCGTTGCCAAACCACCCACGAAACCGACCGTGCCCGCTTCCTCGGCCGCGGTCGCACGCTGCGTAACGCGGCCGCGATGCAGCCGGGAGCGGCATTGTCGGGAAGCGTCGGCTGCGTACTCGATCCGGTGTTCAGCCAGCGCCATGAATTTGCGCTGGCACCGGGCGAACGTATCCAGTTGCTGCTGTGGACCCAGTTGGCAGACACGCGAGATGGTGCGCTGGCGTTGCGCCAGCAACTCACGAATCCGGCGGCGGCAACGCAATTGTTTGCCGCGGCTGCACACCATGCAGAGGCCGAACGCCAGCGCTTCGCGATCGACCACGAGCAGTTGCTACGCTTCGCCCACTGGCAGCGGGCCTTGCTGATCAGCGACGCCAGTCAGCGTGCCAGCGCCACGCAGCGCGCACGTGGTGAGGGCGGTCCACCCACGTTGTGGGGCGCCAGTATTTCCGGCGACCGACCGATTGCCTTGCTGTTTCTGCGCAGCCACGACGACCTTGCCCTGCTCGACACGCTGCTGCTTGCGCAACGCTGGTGGCGCGCACATCAGCTGGCGATGGATGTGGTGGTGCTTGATCAGTTGAGCGACGACACCACGCGTAGCGCCATGAACCAGCAGGTGAGCACGCAGAAGCAGCAACTGCAGGCGGACGGCGATGCCGCCAAGGCCGAGCTGTTCTGTCTGCGCACGGACCAGATCGATGACAGCCTGCGCGACGGCCTGTTGGCCGTGGCGCGGCTGGTGTTGAACCCGGTCGACGACGAGCACGCCGCGCAGCCGCCCACGCGGAACGCTGCGGCTACGCCTCCGATCCGTGCGAGCAGCGCTGCCGCACCGCTGCAGAACGATGACGAGGCGCTCGAGTTCGCCAACGGTCATGGGGGCTTCTGCGAGGCAGGGCGCGCCTACCGCATCGAACTGGACGCCGCACATCCCACGCCGGCGCCCTGGACCAATGTGGTCGCCAACCCGGAATTCGGCTTTCTGGCGACCGCCGAAGGTGGCGGCTATACGTGGTCCGGCAACAGCCAGCAGAATCCGCTGACGCCGTGGCCGAACGATCCGGTCAGCGACATGCCGCACGAGGCGATCTACCTGCGCGATGCCGACAGCGGTGCGTTATGGACGGCCACTGCACTACCGATCCGCGTCGACGGCGCACGCTACACGACAACCCACGGCAAGGGCTGGACACGCTTTCGCAACAACGCGCATGGCATCGAACTGGAGCTCATCCAGTGCGTGCCGACCGATGACTCCGTCAAGCTGTCACGGTTGCGGTTGTGCAACCACTCCAGCCAGACGCGTCGACTCACCATCACCGGCTATGTCGAATGGGCGCTTGGCCCGAACGGCAGCACCCCGGCGCCGTTCGTGGTGACCTCGCACGACGACGCCACCGGCGCATTGTTCGCGCGCAATCGCTGGCGCGCCGATTTTGGCGAGCGGGTGGCGTTCTTCGACCTGGCCGGTGCACAGCATTCAAGCAGTGGCGATCGCGCAAACTTTCTCGGGCCGCTGGGTAGCATGATCGACCCGGCCGCGTTACGTGTTGACGCCGCCCTGAACGATCACGTGGGCGCGGGCATGGACCCCTGCGGTGCACTGCAAACGCACGTCGAGCTGCCACCGAATACCTCGCTGGAACTGCACTTTCTGCTCGGTGAAGGCAGCGACGATGCAGCGGCGCGGGCTCTGGTGACGAAATATCGCGACACTGACTTTGATGGCGTGCTGCGCGAGGTTGCCACGCTGTGGAACGACCTGCTGGACACGGTGCAGGTGAAAACGCCGGAACGCAGCATGGACTTGCTGCTAAACGACTGGGCGTTGTATCAGGTCACCGCGTGCCGACTGTGGGCACGGACCGCCTACTATCAGGCCAGCGGCGCCTACGGCTTCCGCGACCAGTTGCAGGACGTGATGGCGCTGTGTGTAGCGCGCCCCGACCTGGCGCGCGAACATCTGTTGCGTGCGGCAGGCCGCCAGTTCGCCGAAGGCGACGTGCAGCACTGGTGGCTGCCGCCCAAGGGCCAGGGTATTCGCACGAAGATCCGCGACGACCGCGTGTGGCTGGCTTACGTGGCGATGCATTACGTCGAAGTCAGTGGCGATCGCGCGGTACTCGACGAAATGCTGCCTTTCCTCACGGGTCAGGCCATTCCCGACGACGCCACGGACGCGTTCTTCCAGCCTGGCACATCGGAAGAAACCGCGAACGTCTACGAGCACTGTGCGCGGGCGATCGATTCCAGCCTGACCCGCGGCGCCCATGGGCTGCCGCTGATCGGGACCGGCGACTGGAACGACGGCATGAATGCAGTAGGCGCGCTAGGGCGCGGCGAAAGCAGTTGGCTGGGCTGGTTCCTGCTCGACACCATCGAGCAGCTCGCACCGGAGGCCGAACGACGTGGCGAGCAAAAGCGCGCACTGGGTTGGCGTGACTATGCCGCGGCCTTGCGCGTTGCACTGGAAGAGGCGTGGGATGGCGCGTGGTATCGACGCGGTTATTACGACGACGGCACACCGCTGGGTTCGGCGCAGAGTACGCAATGCCGGATTGATACCATCGCGCAATCGTGGAGCGTGATGGCCGGTCGCGACAACCGCGCACATGCGGCGCAAGCGATGGCGTCGGTCGATCAATTGCTGGTGGATCATCCGCATCAGCTCGCCCGCCTGTTCACGCCGCCGTTCGATCAGGACGGCAAGAAAGATCCTGGCTATATCAAGGGCTATCCGCCCGGCGTGCGCGAAAATGGCGGGCAATATACGCACGGCGCGACATGGTCGGTATTCGCCTGGGCCGGACTCGGTGACGGTGACCGCGCCGGCGATCAGTTCAAGCTGCTCAACCCGATCTGCCATGGCGACAGCGCCGCGGCAATTGCGCGCTACAAGGTGGAGCCGTACGTAGTCTGTGCAGACGTCTATTCGGTGGCGCCACATATCGGCCGAGGCGGCTGGACCTGGTATACCGGTTCGGCGGCATGGTTGTATCGCGCCGGGCTGGAGGCGGTACTTGGCTTTCATCTGCACGGAAGCGAACTACGCCTCGAGCCATGCATTCCGAAGGCATGGGACGGCTTCGAGCTCATCTATCAACATCGCCGCAAACACGTCAGTCGCTATGAGATCAGCGTGGAGAATCCGCAACATGTCTGCAGCGGGGTAACGCATGTGCAGATGGACGGCCACACGCACGAAGCCGGTGCTGCGCTGGTATTGGCCGATGACGGAAAGACGCATCAAGTAGTCGTCACGCTCGGCTGA
- the ntrC gene encoding nitrogen regulation protein NR(I): MTEEIWLLDDDRGVRFVLAEALRDAGHGVREFGDVAAARAALKTARPAVLLTDVRMPGEDGLALLAELQTQAIGPVIVMSAYTDVATTAAAYRAGAVDYLAKPFDLDHAVASVQRALASAAAPMVAPVSIAASSHALLGESAPMREVFRLIGRVAASDLNVLITGETGTGKELVARALHDESTRRDKPFVALNTAAIPSELLESELFGHEAGAFTGATRRVSGRFEQAEGGTLFLDEIGDMPLILQTRLLRVLAGGEFYRVGGRELIRCNVRIVAATHQDLAARVAAGLFRADLMHRLDVVRIELPSLRTRRSDIALLAQHFLAVTAQELKLPPKRFSKSALKLVAQRDYPGNVRELENLCRRLAVIAPGSEILPADLGGASTPARGGEWTDALREWAVQALADGEADIHARAREALDQTLLQAALEGSEGHRQNAAQALGVGRNTLTRKLGASRTRRS, from the coding sequence ATGACTGAAGAAATCTGGCTGCTCGACGACGACCGCGGCGTGCGGTTCGTGCTGGCCGAGGCGCTACGTGACGCCGGTCACGGCGTGCGCGAGTTTGGCGACGTCGCCGCGGCGCGCGCTGCCCTGAAAACCGCTCGCCCGGCCGTGCTGCTCACCGACGTGCGCATGCCCGGCGAAGACGGCCTCGCGTTGTTGGCTGAGTTGCAGACGCAGGCTATCGGTCCGGTGATCGTGATGAGTGCGTATACCGACGTGGCCACCACCGCGGCGGCCTATCGTGCCGGCGCGGTCGACTACCTGGCGAAGCCCTTCGATCTCGACCACGCGGTGGCCTCGGTACAGCGTGCGCTGGCCAGTGCGGCGGCTCCCATGGTGGCTCCGGTCAGCATCGCCGCAAGCAGCCATGCGCTGCTCGGCGAGAGCGCGCCGATGCGTGAGGTGTTTCGTCTGATTGGTCGGGTCGCCGCCAGCGATCTCAACGTGTTGATCACCGGAGAAACCGGCACCGGCAAGGAGTTGGTCGCGCGCGCGCTGCACGACGAAAGCACGCGCCGCGACAAGCCGTTCGTGGCGCTGAACACGGCGGCGATTCCCAGCGAACTGCTGGAAAGTGAGCTGTTCGGGCACGAAGCCGGTGCGTTCACCGGCGCGACCCGCCGCGTCTCCGGTCGCTTCGAGCAGGCCGAGGGCGGCACGCTGTTCCTCGACGAAATTGGCGACATGCCGCTGATCCTGCAGACGCGCCTGCTGCGTGTGCTGGCTGGTGGCGAGTTCTACCGCGTCGGTGGGCGCGAGCTGATTCGTTGCAACGTGCGCATCGTCGCCGCTACGCATCAGGACCTGGCCGCGCGCGTTGCGGCCGGGCTGTTCCGTGCGGATCTAATGCACCGGCTCGACGTGGTGCGCATCGAATTGCCTTCCTTGCGCACCCGTCGCAGCGACATCGCCTTGCTGGCGCAGCACTTTCTTGCCGTGACCGCGCAGGAATTGAAACTGCCGCCGAAGCGTTTCTCCAAAAGTGCGTTGAAGCTGGTTGCCCAACGCGACTATCCGGGCAACGTGCGTGAGTTGGAAAACCTGTGTCGTCGGTTGGCGGTGATCGCGCCGGGTAGCGAAATCCTGCCCGCTGACCTCGGCGGCGCGAGCACGCCGGCACGCGGTGGCGAATGGACCGATGCGCTGCGTGAGTGGGCCGTGCAGGCACTCGCCGATGGCGAAGCCGACATCCACGCGCGTGCGCGCGAGGCGCTGGACCAGACGTTGTTGCAGGCTGCGCTGGAAGGTAGCGAAGGCCACCGCCAGAACGCCGCGCAGGCGCTTGGCGTGGGGCGCAACACACTGACCCGCAAACTGGGTGCCTCACGCACCCGGCGCAGCTAG
- a CDS encoding mercuric reductase: MNSKFDASVRTLVDAVERKRLEAVSPDAWNNPEPTVPYQLVIVGAGSAGLAAASEAAALGVRVALIERHQIGGTCFNTGCVPSKALLRTAAVYAEMRDAERYGARVPADVEVDFAAAMTRLRRIRSHLTNTTSVRQLAATGVDVFFGNAQFEGPDRLSVNGQPVPFQKVMMATGARPDVPDLPGLKQAGFLTNTTIFELTELPARLLVIGGGPLGCELAQAFQRLGSKVTIVQKMPLFLEHEERDAAQTLSDAFARDGIEVRLNTMPTAVRVDGDEKVVDLVSDDYHSSIRVDAILTGVGRRPNVQGLGLEHAGIDYDETSGIHVDDQLRTSNPRIYAAGDVCLSAKFTDMAEESARIVVRNALLGGCEKLSTRVVPWCTYTDPEIAHVGMYVREANALGIPIKTFTVPMHQVDRAVTDSEQLGFVKIHLRDGSDRILGATIVSRDAGDMISQVTLAMVAGVGMRTLANVVHAYPTKTTAIRMAAMAYNQTRLTPRVLARLKRRLLRHD; encoded by the coding sequence ATGAATAGCAAGTTCGACGCCAGCGTGCGCACACTCGTCGATGCCGTCGAGCGCAAGCGCCTCGAAGCGGTGAGTCCCGACGCGTGGAACAATCCCGAGCCGACGGTGCCGTATCAACTGGTCATCGTGGGTGCTGGTTCGGCCGGCCTCGCCGCTGCCAGCGAGGCGGCGGCGCTTGGCGTGCGCGTGGCCTTGATTGAACGCCACCAGATCGGCGGTACCTGCTTCAACACCGGCTGCGTGCCCTCCAAGGCGCTGTTACGCACCGCGGCGGTGTATGCGGAAATGCGCGACGCCGAGCGCTACGGCGCGCGCGTCCCGGCCGACGTAGAAGTCGACTTCGCCGCCGCGATGACGCGCTTGCGGCGTATCCGCAGTCACCTGACCAATACCACCTCGGTGCGCCAGCTTGCGGCCACTGGCGTGGATGTGTTCTTTGGCAACGCGCAGTTCGAAGGGCCCGATCGGCTAAGCGTCAACGGTCAGCCGGTGCCGTTCCAGAAAGTGATGATGGCTACCGGCGCGCGCCCGGATGTTCCCGACCTTCCGGGCCTCAAGCAGGCCGGTTTTCTCACCAACACCACCATCTTCGAATTGACCGAGCTGCCAGCACGACTGCTGGTGATTGGCGGTGGTCCGCTCGGCTGCGAACTGGCCCAGGCGTTTCAGCGGCTGGGTTCGAAGGTGACGATCGTGCAGAAGATGCCGCTGTTCCTTGAACACGAGGAACGCGATGCGGCACAGACCTTGTCCGATGCGTTTGCCCGCGATGGCATCGAGGTGCGACTGAATACCATGCCCACGGCAGTTCGCGTGGATGGCGACGAGAAAGTGGTGGATCTGGTCAGCGACGATTACCACAGTAGCATTCGCGTCGATGCGATTCTCACCGGCGTCGGGCGCCGGCCGAACGTGCAGGGGCTGGGTCTGGAGCATGCCGGCATCGACTACGACGAGACCTCCGGTATCCATGTCGACGACCAGTTGCGCACCAGCAATCCGCGCATCTATGCCGCCGGCGATGTCTGCCTGTCTGCGAAGTTCACCGACATGGCCGAAGAGTCCGCACGCATCGTGGTGCGCAACGCGCTGCTCGGCGGCTGCGAAAAGCTGAGCACACGGGTGGTGCCGTGGTGCACCTATACCGACCCGGAGATCGCCCACGTCGGCATGTATGTGCGCGAGGCCAACGCGCTCGGCATTCCGATCAAGACGTTCACCGTACCGATGCATCAGGTCGATCGCGCCGTGACCGACAGCGAGCAGCTCGGCTTCGTGAAGATCCACCTGCGCGATGGCAGCGACCGGATTCTCGGCGCCACCATCGTCTCGCGTGATGCCGGCGACATGATCAGCCAGGTCACGCTTGCGATGGTCGCCGGCGTGGGCATGCGTACGCTGGCGAACGTGGTTCACGCCTATCCAACCAAGACCACCGCGATCCGCATGGCCGCCATGGCCTACAACCAGACGCGATTGACGCCGCGCGTGCTCGCCCGGCTGAAACGTCGGCTGCTGCGGCATGATTGA
- a CDS encoding UvrD-helicase domain-containing protein, giving the protein MHELPDSLVDNEVDEVIDQCLRLDAPQSFFMYAGAGAGKTRSLVDALAKLRLRERERLVYKGQRIAVITYTKAARDEILRRIEFDALVDVSTIHSFAWRLIQGFDDEIRTWLKVSIAESMAKLAEAMGRAREANKTYLKNKADFERKEKRLDVLDSMLSFHYSPSGTERLRGSLTHQEVIGMAGDFLQKPLLREVLVDLYPVVLIDESQDTHEEVMEALLSIQAHASDRFTLGLLGDTMQRIYTHGMPRLEGAVPGDWARPAKVMNHRSAERIVRLVNTIRSEVDGQRQRAREDKPGGFVRLFITGLGAAKSLELEEGIACKMAEITGDAEWGLGSEHRKTLVLEHRMASRRLGFDDVFGPLYETDTLKTSLLDGVLGPVNFLVDDVLPIVEAGLSGDEFTLIDSIRTRSPLFDGKALAGRADQLDAVRAAGDGARRLTEQLRDRDPPLREVISGLQESGLLAVPNALLQALNAQEPGDGAAPDRLAQELHAWRRVLQAPFSQVRAMALYSRGLSAFDTHQGVKGLEFPRVLVVISDNEANGFTFSYDKVLGVKAAEKDAEKEAGGGDSQRAQTRRLLYVTCSRAEHSLALMVYAQNPGAVRDEAIRKGWFGADEVVLI; this is encoded by the coding sequence ATGCATGAGCTGCCCGATAGCTTGGTCGACAACGAAGTCGACGAAGTCATTGACCAGTGTTTGCGTCTGGATGCCCCCCAGAGCTTCTTCATGTACGCCGGCGCCGGCGCCGGCAAGACGCGCTCCCTTGTTGACGCACTTGCTAAACTCCGGCTGCGCGAACGCGAGCGGCTGGTGTACAAGGGGCAACGCATCGCGGTCATTACCTACACAAAGGCCGCACGCGACGAGATTCTTCGGCGAATCGAATTTGACGCCTTGGTCGACGTCTCAACCATTCACAGTTTTGCCTGGCGCCTCATTCAAGGGTTCGACGATGAGATCAGGACATGGCTAAAGGTTTCCATTGCCGAATCGATGGCGAAACTTGCAGAAGCAATGGGGCGTGCACGTGAAGCGAACAAGACATATCTCAAGAACAAGGCTGACTTCGAGCGAAAAGAAAAGCGCCTCGATGTGCTCGATTCGATGCTGTCATTCCACTACAGCCCGTCGGGGACAGAACGCCTGCGGGGGTCCCTGACGCACCAGGAAGTCATCGGCATGGCCGGAGATTTCCTGCAAAAGCCCCTGTTGCGCGAAGTCCTCGTCGACCTCTATCCAGTCGTCCTCATCGATGAGAGTCAGGACACGCATGAGGAAGTGATGGAGGCGCTTCTCTCGATCCAGGCACACGCAAGCGATCGGTTCACCCTCGGGCTTCTCGGCGACACGATGCAGCGAATCTACACCCATGGCATGCCTCGTCTCGAGGGCGCGGTACCTGGAGACTGGGCGAGGCCTGCGAAGGTGATGAATCACCGGTCGGCCGAGCGCATTGTCCGTCTCGTTAATACCATCCGCTCAGAGGTCGATGGGCAGCGGCAACGCGCCCGCGAGGACAAGCCCGGTGGATTCGTTAGGCTCTTCATCACCGGCCTTGGTGCAGCCAAGTCACTGGAGCTTGAGGAGGGGATAGCGTGCAAAATGGCTGAGATCACCGGCGACGCCGAGTGGGGACTCGGATCGGAACACCGCAAGACCCTCGTCCTCGAACATCGCATGGCGTCCCGGCGGCTCGGATTCGATGACGTCTTCGGGCCGTTGTATGAGACCGACACACTGAAGACATCGCTCCTGGACGGTGTGCTGGGGCCTGTCAATTTTCTTGTGGACGATGTACTGCCCATCGTGGAAGCGGGCCTCTCAGGTGATGAGTTCACACTGATCGACAGCATCCGGACACGCTCCCCCCTCTTTGACGGTAAGGCGCTTGCCGGGCGCGCCGACCAGTTGGATGCGGTCCGTGCCGCGGGCGATGGTGCACGACGCTTGACTGAGCAACTGCGCGATCGCGATCCTCCACTTCGCGAGGTCATCAGCGGACTGCAGGAGAGCGGACTGCTGGCCGTTCCGAATGCACTGCTCCAAGCCCTTAACGCGCAGGAGCCTGGCGACGGGGCCGCCCCCGACCGCCTAGCGCAAGAATTGCACGCCTGGCGTCGAGTGCTGCAAGCGCCGTTCTCCCAGGTTCGGGCCATGGCCCTTTATTCGAGGGGGCTGTCTGCATTCGATACGCACCAAGGGGTAAAGGGGCTCGAGTTTCCGCGAGTGTTGGTCGTCATCAGTGACAACGAGGCGAACGGATTCACCTTCAGCTACGACAAGGTCCTCGGTGTCAAGGCCGCCGAGAAAGACGCCGAGAAAGAAGCCGGAGGGGGCGATTCCCAGCGCGCCCAAACGCGCCGGCTTCTATATGTGACCTGCAGCCGGGCGGAGCACAGCCTTGCCCTCATGGTCTACGCCCAGAATCCTGGGGCCGTCCGTGATGAGGCCATCCGTAAAGGATGGTTCGGTGCGGACGAGGTCGTCCTCATATGA
- a CDS encoding ATP-binding protein yields MNEADCPSWAEPMTTGLARVDATLRLQWINPALAECLAIGLRSAAGQPLARWLDDAALAQARRALAEQRPLQWREMLLADLAGRELRADIALQPFADGLLLEVHVLAAPMPLASPLSATLRGFAHEVKNPLAGLRGAAQLLQRRVDSDDLRALAGLIIDEADRLGTLANRLLHHDGAPQLGPVNIHQLLERLTDLLQADPSSPQLRHDYDPSVPDLQGDADRLQQVLLNLVRNAAEAGAQTLTLRTRVEHGVRVSERMLRMALRVDVIDDGSGVPVALRDSLFEPLVSGRADGTGLGLALSREIAHEHGGELRCSSRPGHTVFSLHLPLERTHD; encoded by the coding sequence ATGAACGAGGCCGATTGTCCCAGCTGGGCGGAACCGATGACGACCGGGCTGGCTCGGGTCGATGCAACGCTGCGACTGCAGTGGATCAACCCGGCGCTAGCCGAATGCCTGGCGATCGGTTTGCGCAGTGCGGCGGGGCAGCCGCTGGCGCGCTGGCTCGATGATGCGGCGCTGGCCCAGGCCCGTCGCGCCCTGGCTGAGCAGCGACCACTGCAATGGCGCGAGATGCTGCTGGCCGATCTGGCGGGTCGCGAACTCCGTGCCGATATCGCGCTGCAACCGTTCGCAGACGGCTTGCTGCTGGAGGTCCATGTGCTGGCCGCACCGATGCCGCTGGCATCCCCGTTGTCGGCCACCCTGCGCGGCTTCGCGCACGAGGTGAAAAACCCGCTGGCCGGCTTGCGTGGCGCCGCACAGTTGCTGCAACGGCGGGTCGATAGCGACGACCTGCGTGCGCTGGCGGGGTTGATCATCGACGAGGCCGACCGACTCGGCACGCTGGCCAATCGTCTGCTGCATCACGACGGCGCGCCCCAGCTCGGCCCGGTCAATATCCACCAATTGCTGGAGCGGCTGACCGATCTGCTGCAGGCCGATCCCTCGTCGCCGCAGTTGCGCCATGACTACGACCCCAGCGTGCCGGACCTGCAGGGTGATGCGGATCGACTGCAGCAAGTGTTGCTCAATCTCGTTCGCAACGCAGCCGAGGCGGGTGCACAAACGCTGACCTTGCGCACGCGGGTGGAGCACGGCGTGCGCGTAAGTGAACGAATGTTGCGCATGGCGCTCCGCGTCGATGTGATCGATGACGGTAGCGGCGTGCCCGTCGCGCTGCGTGACAGCTTGTTCGAGCCGCTGGTGTCCGGGCGTGCCGACGGCACCGGGCTGGGGCTCGCACTGTCGCGCGAAATCGCCCACGAGCATGGCGGCGAACTGCGCTGCAGCAGTCGACCGGGACACACCGTTTTCTCGCTGCACCTGCCGTTGGAGCGCACGCATGACTGA
- a CDS encoding glucoamylase family protein has translation MQPTNTLCALDDDALLERLQRAAFDYFVQTMNPQNGLIPDTSRDNSPVSIAVVGFALSAYPAAVDRGWIDRAEAVRRSLLALHFFADSDQSGSPTATGYKGFYYHFLDIHSGQRVWQSELSMIDSALLIAGMLTAASYFQADNAAEAELRELVDALYRRVDWCWSQDGGDTIRQGWKPECGYLHYGWEGYSEAIVLYALAMGSPTHPVSADCYAGWVATYQWENLYGQDFLYAGPLFVHQFSQAWVDLRGIRDAFMREKCSDYFENSQRAVHVQRCYTQLNPQEFVGYDRNCWGLSACDGPTDEQVDVANEQRRLFGYAARGVPYGPDDGTLSPPAVLASLPFAPEAALAALRNMLARYPEILGNDRLATSFNASVSDKNGRPWVSAGHYGLDQGIVFMMIENHRSGSIWQRLQHCEPLVRGLRRAGFAGGWLDASIREAAQ, from the coding sequence ATGCAACCGACAAATACCCTGTGCGCGCTTGACGATGACGCTCTGCTGGAGCGACTGCAGCGTGCCGCGTTCGACTATTTCGTGCAGACCATGAATCCGCAGAACGGGTTGATACCCGACACCTCGCGTGACAATTCGCCGGTCAGTATTGCGGTGGTGGGTTTTGCACTGTCGGCATATCCCGCCGCGGTGGATCGCGGCTGGATCGACCGCGCCGAAGCGGTGCGGCGAAGCCTGCTGGCGCTGCACTTTTTTGCCGACAGCGACCAGAGCGGCAGCCCCACCGCCACCGGTTACAAAGGTTTCTACTATCACTTTCTGGATATCCACTCGGGCCAGCGCGTGTGGCAGTCGGAGTTGTCGATGATCGACAGCGCGCTGCTGATCGCCGGCATGCTCACCGCGGCCAGCTATTTTCAGGCTGACAACGCCGCGGAAGCCGAGCTGCGCGAACTGGTCGACGCCTTGTATCGGCGCGTCGACTGGTGTTGGTCACAGGATGGTGGCGACACTATTCGGCAGGGCTGGAAGCCGGAGTGCGGCTACCTGCACTACGGCTGGGAAGGCTATAGCGAGGCGATCGTGTTGTACGCGCTGGCAATGGGTTCGCCGACGCATCCGGTCTCCGCCGACTGCTATGCAGGCTGGGTGGCGACCTATCAATGGGAAAATTTGTACGGTCAGGATTTCCTGTACGCCGGCCCGTTGTTCGTGCACCAGTTCTCGCAGGCGTGGGTCGACTTGCGCGGCATCCGCGATGCCTTCATGCGTGAGAAATGTTCGGACTATTTCGAAAACAGCCAGCGCGCGGTGCACGTGCAGCGCTGCTACACCCAACTCAATCCGCAGGAATTTGTGGGCTACGACCGCAACTGCTGGGGCCTGTCCGCCTGCGATGGCCCCACCGATGAGCAGGTCGATGTGGCGAATGAACAGCGCCGCCTGTTTGGCTATGCCGCCCGCGGCGTGCCGTACGGCCCGGACGATGGAACCTTGTCGCCACCGGCGGTGCTGGCGTCGTTGCCGTTTGCGCCGGAAGCGGCGCTGGCCGCCTTGCGCAACATGCTGGCGCGCTACCCGGAAATTCTTGGTAACGACCGCCTCGCCACCAGCTTCAATGCCAGCGTGTCCGACAAGAACGGGCGACCGTGGGTATCGGCCGGTCACTACGGACTGGATCAAGGCATCGTCTTCATGATGATCGAAAACCATCGCAGCGGCAGTATCTGGCAACGGCTGCAGCACTGTGAGCCGCTGGTTCGCGGCTTGCGCCGGGCCGGTTTCGCGGGCGGTTGGCTGGATGCATCGATAAGGGAGGCAGCGCAATGA